From a region of the Salminus brasiliensis chromosome 4, fSalBra1.hap2, whole genome shotgun sequence genome:
- the ap5s1 gene encoding AP-5 complex subunit sigma-1 — MVLCFLIHTVCPVSALSPAESRVLYSRVFGPEDEELSVEQNPERRRLARKEKLGVVARQVRSAVCLSREASGHVCVEAVLGEEAVALGEAECGVLSLGHGEPFAGPSVALWLGVQALAFTMVCQPHENLLLAEGTLRNLARHCLEELRLLGTGSEVLLKSDRVDAMLQRLLPHGQLLFLNNRFAQNMDKELSSYMSK, encoded by the exons ATGGTGCTGTGTTTTCTGATCCATACTGTGTGTCCTGTGAGCGCCCTCTCTCCCGCTGAGAGCCGGGTCCTGTACTCTCGTGTTTTTGGACCGGAGGATGAGGAGCTGAGCGTAGAGCAGAACCCGGAGAGGAGGAGACTGGCTCGGAAAGAGAAACTCGGGGTGGTAGCGAG gCAAGTGAGAAGTGCAGTGTGTCTGAGCCGGGAGGCATCAGGCCATGTGTGTGTCGAGGCCGTGCTGGGTGAGGAGGCCGTGGCTCTAGGTGAGGCAGAGTGTGGCGTGCTGTCTTTGGGCCATGGGGAGCCGTTTGCAGGGCCGAGTGTTGCACTGTGGCTGGGGGTGCAGGCTCTAGCCTTCACTATGGTGTGCCAGCCACACGAGAATCTGCTGCTGGCGGAAGGAACCCTGCGTAACCTCGCCCGCCACTGCCTGGAGGAGCTGCGTCTGCTGGGAACTGGCAGTGAG GTGCTGCTAAAAAGTGACCGGGTAGATGCAATGCTCCAGAGACTACTTCCTCATGGCCAGCTCCTCTTCCTCAACAACCGCTTTGCTCAAAACATGGACAAAGAGCTGTCCAGCTACATGAGCAAATGA
- the cdc25b gene encoding M-phase inducer phosphatase 2: protein MEVDKVVSDFSPVSDQLSMEPDSFSRLPRPSLPELGAKGSPCIKNLFSPGPAAVLSPVTNLTLNMDNLAVLGGQCETPKRKKPMLKIPSFASDTSSDAGLGMDCPSPMDPADAEQKFERAIQNATRVINEKMPIRRIHSLPLQLLGHSPNLKSKDSDLPRYGVFSQTSSCADKENLHENFEFKKPTLPASRCRLRSTGEGKEAFASRPNSAPALMLSPPSFSPLASPDGSSPFVLRRVSLSGFHDDDDDGFLEVLDDVETDSEVPTGMASLLTAPLVADQSTDNTPNSPIRCRPRGLFRSPSMPAGGRAALKRPDRPRDENTPVRVKRRRSVAGSHVTAMEQDDASPQQVQRSKSFNHSEIERLLDTDPNNVIGDFTKAPALPTVTGKHQDLKYITPEVMVAAMSGQFGDVVERLFVIDCRYPYEFEGGHIKGALNLHLEDQVEERFFRQPILPESPDKRVLLVFHCEFSSERGPRMCRFVRERDRDLNEYPNLHYPELYILKGGYKDFFPLHKKACEPQDYRPMIHEDFKDDLRKFRLKSRTWAGERSKRDMYIRLKKL, encoded by the exons atggAAGTCGACAAAGTTGTGAGTGACTTTAGCCCTGTCAGTGATCAGCTGAGCATGGAGCCCGACTCGTTCTCCAGGCTTCCCAGGCCGTCTTTACCAGAGCTGGGGGCGAAGGGCTCCCCCTGCATCAAAAACCTCTTCTCCCCCGGACCCGCTGCCGTGCTTTCTCCCGTCACCAACTTGACACTAAACATGGATAATCTCGCCGTTCTTGGAGG GCAATGCGAGACGCCTAAACGGAAGAAACCCATGCTGAAGATTCCCTCGTTCGCCTCCGACACTTCATCTGATGCAG GACTTGGTATGGACTGCCCTAGCCCCATGGACCCAGCGGATGCAGAGCAGAA GTTTGAAAGAGCCATACAGAATGCAACCAGAGTGATAAATGA AAAGATGCCCATTCGGAGGATACACTCTCTACCA CTGCAGTTACTTGGTCATAGTCCCAATCTGAAGAGTAAAGATTCTGATCTGCCGCGGTATGGAGTCTTCAGTCAGACATCCAGCTGTGCTGACAAAGAGAACCTGCATGAG AATTTTGAATTTAAGAAGCCCACCCTGCCTGCATCTCGCTGCCGACTGCGTTCAACTGGAGAAGGAAAGGAAGCTTTTGCCAGCCGCCCCAACTCTGCACCTGCTCTAATG CTCTCCCCTCCTTCGTTCAGTCCGCTAGCTTCACCGGATGGCAGCAGCCCCTTTGTGCTCCGACGCGTTTCACTCTCTGGTTTccatgatgacgatgatgatggtTTCCTAGAAGTACTTGATGATGTGGAG ACGGACTCTGAAGTGCCTACGGGAATGGCCAGTCTGCTCACAGCTCCTCTTGTGGCAGATCAAAGCACAGACAATACACCAAATTCG CCTATTCGGTGTCGGCCACGAGGGTTGTTCCGCTCTCCCTCCATGCCTGCAGGCGGGCGTGCCGCACTAAAGAGGCCTGATAGACCCCGAGATGAGAACACACCTGTCCGTGTGAAGAGAAGGCGGAGTGTGGCTGGGTCACATGTCACAGCTATGGAGCAGGATGATGCAAGCCCTCAACAG GTGCAGCGTTCAAAATCGTTTAATCACTCAGAGATTGAGAGACTGTTGGACACTGACCCCAATAATGTGATTGGAGATTTCACAAAG gCCCCTGCTCTGCCCACAGTAACTGGAAAACATCAAGATTTGAAATACATCACTCCAGAAGTT ATGGTTGCAGCAATGAGTGGGCAATTCGGTGATGTTGTGGAAAGACTGTTCGTCATTGACTGTCGCTATCCATACGAGTTTGAGGGAGGACACATCAAG GGCGCACTAAACCTTCATTTGGAGGACCAGGTTGAGGAGCGCTTTTTCAGACAGCCCATCCTTCCAGAAAGCCCGGACAAACGCGTGTTGCTGGTGTTCCACTGCGAGTTTTCATCAGAGCGTGGCCCGCGGATGTGCCGTTTTGTCCGTGAGAGAGATCGTGATCTGAATGAATATCCCAACCTCCATTACCCTGAACTTTACATACTGAAAGGAGGATACAAGGACTTCTTTCCCCTGCATAAG AAAGCGTGTGAGCCCCAAGACTACAGGCCAATGATTCACGAAGACTTCAAGGATGACCTGAGGAAGTTTCGTCTGAAGAGCCGCACATGGGCAGGAGAACGCAGCAAGAGAGACATGTACATCCGCCTTAAAAAGCTCTGA